In one window of Bifidobacterium sp. WK041_4_12 DNA:
- the leuD gene encoding 3-isopropylmalate dehydratase small subunit codes for MEKLTVITGTGVPLRRSNVDTDQIIPAVFLKRVTKSGFEDALFYAWRRDPSFVLNQKEYADGKVLVTGPDFGIGSSREHAVWALHDYGFRVIIAPRFADIFYGNTAKNGVLAAIMPMESIELLWKLLEEEPGRSITVDLQTRTVECADVTLPFQVDDYTCWRLMNGFDDIDLTLQHEADITAYEKKRAVKYPFKPQTLPARHLPEEEVKSAREKSLDWAGPLSARG; via the coding sequence ATGGAAAAGCTCACGGTAATCACGGGAACTGGAGTGCCATTGAGGCGCTCAAACGTGGATACGGATCAGATCATTCCTGCCGTATTCTTGAAGCGGGTGACCAAGTCTGGTTTTGAGGATGCCCTGTTCTACGCATGGAGGCGCGACCCTTCATTCGTGCTGAACCAGAAGGAATATGCAGACGGCAAGGTTCTGGTGACCGGCCCCGACTTCGGTATCGGATCATCGCGCGAACACGCGGTTTGGGCCTTGCACGACTATGGTTTCCGCGTGATCATAGCCCCTCGCTTCGCCGACATCTTCTATGGGAATACTGCCAAGAACGGCGTTCTGGCAGCAATCATGCCGATGGAATCCATCGAACTGCTGTGGAAGCTGCTGGAAGAGGAACCCGGACGAAGCATCACTGTCGATTTGCAGACCCGGACCGTCGAATGCGCCGACGTGACCCTGCCGTTCCAGGTTGACGACTACACATGCTGGCGTTTGATGAATGGATTCGACGACATCGACCTCACGCTGCAGCACGAGGCGGATATCACCGCATACGAGAAGAAGCGTGCGGTGAAGTACCCGTTCAAGCCGCAGACGCTGCCTGCAAGGCATCTTCCGGAGGAGGAAGTCAAGTCTGCGCGTGAGAAAAGCCTGGATTGGGCAGGTCCCCTAAGCGCTCGTGGGTAG
- the leuC gene encoding 3-isopropylmalate dehydratase large subunit — MGTTLAEKVWADHLVRKGEQGSPDLIYIDLQLMHEVTSPQAFEGLRLAGRGLRRLDLTIATEDHNTPTVDIDQPIADKTSAKQISTLERNCKEFGVRLHPLGDADQGIVHQVGPQLGLTQPGMTIVCGDSHTSTHGAFGALAFGIGTSEVEHVMATQTLSLKPFKTMAVNVEGKLPQGVSSKDIILAIIAKIGTGGGQGHVIEYRGSAIRALSMEARMTICNMSIEAGARAGMIAPDQTTYDYLQGRPHAPEGEMWDKAVEYWETLKTDDDAVFDKVVDLNASELSPFVTWGTNPGQGLPINETVPVPDSIADADKRRATSSALAYMGLKPGMPIKSIAVDTVFIGSCTNGRIEDLRAAAHIMKGNHKAKNIHRVLVVPASSRVRLQAEHEGLDKVFTEFGAEWRNAGCSMCLGMNADKMVPGERSISTSNRNFEGRQGKGSRTHLASPIVAAATAIRGTISSPADL; from the coding sequence ATGGGAACAACTTTGGCTGAGAAAGTCTGGGCCGACCACTTGGTTCGTAAAGGTGAACAAGGGTCTCCAGACCTTATATACATTGATCTCCAACTGATGCATGAAGTGACAAGCCCACAGGCATTTGAAGGTCTGCGTCTGGCTGGCCGCGGGCTGCGCAGACTCGATCTCACCATCGCAACCGAGGACCACAACACTCCGACGGTCGATATAGATCAGCCCATTGCCGACAAGACTTCGGCAAAGCAGATTTCAACGCTTGAGCGCAATTGCAAGGAATTCGGCGTGAGACTGCATCCCTTGGGTGATGCAGACCAGGGCATAGTGCATCAGGTTGGGCCGCAGCTTGGCCTCACACAGCCCGGAATGACCATCGTATGCGGTGATTCGCACACGTCCACGCATGGGGCCTTCGGCGCTCTCGCGTTTGGAATCGGCACCTCTGAGGTCGAGCATGTCATGGCGACGCAGACCTTGAGTCTGAAGCCATTCAAGACCATGGCGGTCAATGTTGAAGGAAAGTTGCCGCAAGGTGTTTCATCGAAGGACATCATTCTAGCCATCATCGCCAAAATCGGTACCGGCGGTGGTCAGGGGCACGTTATCGAATATCGTGGCAGCGCGATTCGTGCGCTTTCCATGGAAGCGCGCATGACCATCTGCAACATGTCGATTGAAGCAGGTGCCAGAGCCGGCATGATTGCTCCCGATCAGACTACGTATGACTACTTGCAGGGACGTCCGCACGCACCTGAAGGTGAGATGTGGGACAAGGCAGTCGAATATTGGGAGACCTTGAAAACCGATGACGATGCTGTGTTTGACAAGGTCGTGGATTTGAACGCCAGCGAACTGTCCCCATTCGTAACCTGGGGCACGAACCCGGGTCAGGGTCTGCCAATCAACGAGACCGTTCCCGTTCCCGACAGCATCGCAGACGCAGACAAGCGCAGAGCCACCAGCAGTGCACTCGCGTATATGGGATTGAAGCCGGGCATGCCGATCAAGTCGATTGCGGTAGACACCGTATTCATAGGGTCATGCACGAACGGGCGCATCGAGGATTTGCGCGCCGCCGCTCATATCATGAAAGGTAATCATAAGGCGAAGAATATTCATAGAGTCCTTGTGGTACCCGCATCATCTCGTGTACGTTTGCAGGCAGAACACGAAGGGCTCGATAAGGTGTTCACTGAGTTCGGGGCGGAATGGCGCAACGCCGGATGCTCGATGTGCCTGGGCATGAACGCCGACAAGATGGTTCCTGGAGAGCGGTCAATCTCGACTTCGAATCGTAATTTCGAAGGACGTCAAGGCAAGGGAAGCCGGACTCATCTTGCTTCGCCTATCGTTGCCGCCGCAACGGCAATTCGAGGAACGATCAGCAGCCCTGCGGATCTTTAG
- a CDS encoding IclR family transcriptional regulator, giving the protein MTSPSAYPNDNDLRPYDSPVSTSASTKNIKNSDIEGEAIHSGVGVLDKTVRILDALESGPATLGQLVSSTGLARPTAHRLAIALERHRFVLRDLHGRFVLGSRFAELAAAAGEDRLLTAAGPILQTLLDRTGESAQIFRRQGEQRVCISAVERSSGLRDSIPVGAMLSMEAGSAAQILLAWEDSDRVHRGLRHAKFTAAKLAAVRKRGWAESSSERERGVSSISAPIRNASGNVIAAISISGPTQRLTSTPGRHFAPLVMAAGKYLSDSLVKASNSN; this is encoded by the coding sequence ATGACATCTCCATCTGCGTATCCCAATGACAACGATCTTCGTCCATATGACTCTCCCGTAAGCACTTCCGCGAGTACCAAGAACATCAAGAACTCAGATATTGAAGGCGAAGCCATTCATTCTGGAGTCGGCGTTCTGGACAAGACGGTTCGAATTCTGGATGCACTGGAGTCTGGCCCCGCAACGCTCGGCCAGCTGGTTTCCTCGACGGGCCTGGCACGGCCAACGGCACACCGACTGGCAATAGCACTGGAACGTCACCGATTCGTTCTGCGAGACCTGCATGGACGATTCGTTCTCGGGTCTCGATTCGCCGAACTTGCAGCCGCAGCCGGCGAGGACCGCCTGCTTACGGCCGCAGGGCCTATCCTGCAGACCTTGCTCGACCGTACTGGAGAATCCGCTCAGATCTTTCGTCGTCAGGGAGAGCAGCGGGTCTGCATTTCTGCGGTTGAGCGCAGCAGCGGTCTGCGTGATTCCATTCCCGTGGGAGCCATGCTTTCCATGGAGGCAGGGTCGGCTGCCCAGATTCTTCTCGCCTGGGAAGATAGCGACCGCGTTCATCGTGGCCTGCGGCATGCCAAGTTCACTGCGGCAAAGCTCGCAGCCGTGAGAAAGCGCGGATGGGCTGAATCGTCAAGCGAACGTGAACGGGGTGTCTCTTCCATTTCTGCCCCGATTCGCAATGCAAGCGGCAATGTGATTGCCGCCATCTCGATTTCAGGCCCTACCCAGCGCCTGACTTCCACGCCCGGTCGTCACTTTGCCCCTCTGGTCATGGCTGCCGGCAAATATCTGAGCGACAGCCTTGTGAAAGCCTCGAACAGCAACTGA
- a CDS encoding serine/threonine protein phosphatase: protein MIESRLSGHQVTTTEQHNERVPVSISARLGRLQFHHSGKFRVLQLADIQDGPTISPDTVSLIDAACDAARPDLVVLSGNQIAGYDAAYSRTFRKRRWSTAWDGVYAAGRSVSSWVGNALQGVSQPNSGDDGRNQGSAGSVDDANAATALADNFEDDEHRRDIARTRDMVRRSMQQFLAPIVDRGIPFAVTYGNHDFQCGLDTAQMDALYREFPGCLNPESTIAQPERPRSMAGAGLPDQIAYACEPGTFALPVSDEDGRSNVMGVVLLNSGDYAKEGGYGNPSAEGLRFLRQLPHSIGAKSVVFQHMPLPQFYALLKPVASTTAYAVQGYRRYDKQCYVLDSEKTLPGSYLGEGISCSDVDCGEFDILKQSHGYSAVFAGHDHRNGFVGTYEDIMLGATPTCGFGSYGPAPRKRAARMFEFDIRHPDNPRTQLLEFGDLVGKPRSHRAYTFAMSYIPSSTGDAVNLLRKPGFLAGSAATLAAIVASLRKFGHRG, encoded by the coding sequence ATGATTGAAAGTCGTCTCTCGGGTCACCAAGTCACAACAACTGAGCAGCACAATGAGCGTGTTCCGGTATCGATTTCAGCGCGGCTAGGTCGTTTGCAATTTCATCATTCGGGCAAGTTCAGGGTGCTGCAGTTGGCGGACATTCAGGATGGGCCGACGATTTCGCCCGATACCGTAAGCCTTATCGATGCGGCGTGCGATGCTGCCCGCCCCGATCTCGTCGTGCTGTCCGGCAACCAGATTGCCGGATATGATGCAGCATATTCGCGAACATTTCGTAAGCGTCGCTGGTCGACTGCCTGGGATGGGGTCTATGCAGCTGGGCGCAGCGTAAGCTCGTGGGTCGGCAACGCCCTCCAAGGGGTTTCGCAGCCGAACAGCGGCGATGACGGCAGAAATCAAGGCTCAGCCGGTTCTGTTGACGATGCGAATGCCGCCACAGCGCTCGCCGACAATTTCGAAGATGACGAGCATAGGCGCGACATCGCCCGCACGCGAGACATGGTCCGTCGAAGCATGCAGCAGTTCCTCGCCCCCATCGTCGATCGGGGCATTCCCTTTGCCGTGACCTACGGCAACCATGACTTCCAATGTGGTTTGGATACTGCGCAGATGGACGCACTCTACCGTGAATTTCCGGGATGCTTGAATCCAGAATCCACGATTGCGCAGCCTGAGCGTCCGCGCTCAATGGCCGGGGCTGGTCTGCCAGATCAGATTGCATATGCCTGCGAACCCGGTACCTTTGCCCTACCGGTGAGTGACGAGGACGGACGCAGCAATGTGATGGGCGTTGTGCTCCTGAATTCAGGCGACTACGCGAAGGAAGGCGGATATGGCAATCCGAGCGCCGAAGGGCTGCGATTCCTCAGACAGCTTCCGCATTCGATAGGAGCCAAGTCCGTCGTGTTCCAACATATGCCACTTCCGCAGTTCTACGCTCTGCTCAAGCCGGTTGCGTCCACCACGGCCTATGCCGTGCAGGGCTACCGCCGCTATGACAAGCAATGTTATGTGCTGGATTCCGAGAAGACCTTGCCTGGTAGCTATCTCGGCGAAGGCATCAGCTGCTCCGATGTGGATTGCGGCGAATTCGACATCCTGAAGCAGTCACACGGCTACTCCGCGGTCTTTGCCGGCCACGATCACCGCAATGGCTTCGTTGGAACATACGAAGACATCATGCTGGGCGCGACGCCAACCTGTGGATTTGGATCCTACGGTCCGGCACCTCGCAAGCGTGCTGCGCGCATGTTTGAATTCGACATTCGTCACCCGGACAATCCCCGAACGCAGCTGTTGGAATTCGGCGATCTGGTGGGTAAGCCGCGTTCTCACCGTGCGTATACCTTTGCCATGAGCTATATTCCGTCATCGACCGGGGATGCCGTGAATCTTCTGCGCAAACCAGGATTTCTGGCAGGAAGCGCTGCAACTCTGGCTGCGATTGTCGCCTCACTGCGCAAATTCGGGCATCGAGGCTAG
- a CDS encoding aldo/keto reductase, whose product MMEKHPRLISIGDMAATTGLTPDTLRYYERAGLMRDTVARDANQRRLYDPTDVRWVSFLAKLRCSRMPIGMIKRYVQLARQGDVTAHERLALLQEHRRRLLESMSSQQHALDAIDRKISLYQQMGESFMLHSTRIGNSNIHVGIIGLGCMGMSAFYTGAGQDEDESIRTIRRAVELGATLIDTAELYGPYKNEELVGRALQGIRDQAVIATKFGTISHLDGDANRYDGRPANIRLAVEGSLKRLNTDHIDLYYQHRPDPDTPIEETVGALAELIQEGKILEYGLSEASADTIRRANAVHPVAAVETEYSLWSRDVEDEVLPTLRDLGITLVPYSPLGRGFLTGHINDLSQLDPNDTRRSNPRFAQGALDANMAIVKQVKSIAATLNATPAQVALAWILSKGEEHHDIIPIPGTRHRNRLEENLAAAAIHLTAEQVSSLDNLPRPTGNRYLDMTHMTGIDMAHANSESGHASK is encoded by the coding sequence ATGATGGAGAAACATCCTCGATTGATTTCCATTGGTGACATGGCTGCGACAACAGGTTTGACACCAGATACCTTGCGCTATTACGAGCGTGCAGGACTCATGAGGGACACAGTCGCTCGCGATGCGAACCAAAGGCGCCTCTATGATCCTACCGATGTGCGTTGGGTGTCATTCCTTGCAAAACTGCGTTGTTCACGCATGCCAATCGGCATGATCAAACGCTACGTCCAGCTCGCCCGCCAAGGGGATGTAACCGCCCACGAGCGCCTTGCACTCCTGCAGGAACACCGTAGACGGCTGTTGGAGAGCATGAGCAGTCAACAGCATGCGCTTGACGCCATCGACAGAAAAATCAGCCTATATCAGCAGATGGGAGAAAGTTTCATGCTTCACAGTACAAGAATTGGGAACAGCAACATTCACGTCGGCATCATCGGATTGGGGTGCATGGGCATGTCCGCATTCTATACGGGTGCCGGCCAAGACGAAGATGAATCCATTCGCACCATTCGACGGGCTGTCGAGCTGGGTGCCACACTCATCGACACTGCAGAACTCTATGGGCCATACAAGAACGAGGAACTGGTTGGACGAGCCTTGCAGGGCATCCGCGATCAGGCAGTCATCGCCACCAAGTTCGGCACCATATCCCACCTCGATGGGGATGCCAACCGCTACGACGGACGACCTGCGAATATACGTTTGGCCGTGGAAGGCTCGCTGAAACGTCTCAACACCGATCACATCGACCTGTATTACCAGCATCGGCCCGATCCTGACACTCCAATCGAAGAGACGGTCGGCGCACTGGCCGAGCTGATTCAAGAAGGCAAGATACTCGAATATGGACTGTCCGAAGCCAGCGCAGACACGATTCGACGCGCCAATGCCGTGCATCCGGTTGCAGCGGTTGAAACCGAGTACTCGCTGTGGAGCAGGGACGTGGAGGATGAGGTGCTTCCCACACTCCGAGATCTTGGCATCACACTGGTTCCCTATTCGCCGCTGGGGAGAGGCTTCCTCACCGGACATATCAATGACCTGAGCCAGCTTGACCCCAATGACACTCGGCGCTCCAATCCTAGGTTCGCTCAGGGAGCCTTGGACGCCAACATGGCCATCGTGAAACAGGTGAAAAGCATCGCCGCAACGCTCAATGCGACCCCTGCACAGGTTGCGCTCGCATGGATTCTGTCCAAAGGCGAAGAGCACCATGACATCATTCCCATTCCTGGAACCCGTCACAGGAATCGTCTCGAAGAAAATCTTGCTGCCGCCGCCATCCATCTGACCGCCGAACAAGTCAGCAGTCTTGACAATCTGCCGCGCCCCACCGGCAATCGATATCTTGACATGACTCATATGACCGGAATTGACATGGCTCATGCGAACAGCGAATCTGGCCATGCCTCCAAGTAA
- the gltX gene encoding glutamate--tRNA ligase, protein MGRMTDDTNDGKVALPEHVRVRFCPSPTGTPHVGMVRTALFNWAEARHTHGTFVFRIEDTDAARDTQESFDQILEALQWLGIDWDEGVNVGGPNGPYLQSERGDIYADVAQKLLKAGYAYESYSSSEEIEARNVANGRPKAFGYDGYDRTLTDEQRQAFRDAGRKPALRIRMPEEDLAFNDLIRGRIEFKAGSVPDYVIVRPNGDPLYTLTNPVDDAMMNINVVLRGEDLLSSTPRQIVLYEYLMKLGIAKEMPLFGHMPYVMGQGKKKLSKRDPESNLFLHREHGFIREGLLNYLALLGWSIGAEQDVFSMDEMVKHFDVRDVKANPAHFDIDKAIAINAEHIRMLEPQDFLNRSIPYLHRDDVVSADSWDALTNREQQILQAAAPLVQTRVRLLGEVSGMVGSLLSNAGYIEPEDDARKQLKASADEVLAKAIDVLESVSSDDWKTDSLHELLTKALVEEGGYKPRLAFGPIRVAVSGRRVSPPLFESMEIIGKDVTLARLRGLQNHL, encoded by the coding sequence ATGGGACGCATGACTGATGATACAAACGATGGAAAAGTTGCGCTTCCTGAGCATGTGAGGGTTCGGTTCTGCCCCTCCCCAACGGGCACACCGCATGTTGGCATGGTGCGGACTGCGCTGTTCAACTGGGCAGAGGCCCGTCATACGCACGGAACATTTGTGTTCCGCATTGAAGACACCGATGCTGCACGCGATACGCAGGAGAGTTTCGACCAGATTCTTGAAGCCTTGCAATGGCTGGGCATTGACTGGGATGAAGGTGTCAATGTCGGAGGACCGAACGGGCCATATCTGCAATCCGAGCGTGGCGATATCTATGCCGATGTGGCGCAGAAGCTGCTGAAAGCCGGTTACGCCTATGAATCCTATTCCAGCTCGGAAGAGATCGAAGCACGGAACGTCGCCAATGGCCGTCCCAAGGCGTTTGGCTATGACGGCTATGATCGCACGCTTACTGACGAACAGCGGCAAGCTTTCCGCGATGCCGGTCGCAAGCCGGCATTGCGCATTCGCATGCCAGAGGAAGATCTTGCCTTCAACGATCTGATTCGTGGCCGCATCGAGTTCAAGGCCGGTTCGGTTCCTGACTATGTGATCGTGCGTCCGAATGGGGACCCGCTCTATACGCTCACGAACCCTGTTGACGATGCCATGATGAACATCAACGTTGTGCTGCGCGGCGAAGATTTGCTCAGTTCCACGCCACGCCAGATCGTGCTCTATGAATACCTGATGAAGCTTGGTATCGCCAAGGAAATGCCGCTCTTTGGACATATGCCATACGTCATGGGCCAAGGCAAGAAGAAGCTGTCGAAGCGCGATCCCGAATCGAATCTGTTCCTGCATCGCGAGCATGGATTCATTCGTGAAGGACTCCTCAACTACCTGGCGTTGCTTGGCTGGTCAATCGGTGCCGAGCAGGATGTCTTCTCGATGGACGAGATGGTCAAGCATTTCGATGTGCGCGACGTGAAGGCAAACCCTGCACACTTCGACATCGACAAGGCCATTGCCATCAATGCCGAGCATATTCGCATGCTGGAGCCACAGGACTTCTTGAACCGTTCGATACCATATCTGCATCGTGATGACGTGGTATCCGCAGACTCCTGGGATGCGCTGACGAATCGTGAACAGCAGATTCTGCAGGCTGCAGCTCCGCTCGTACAGACGCGAGTTCGATTGCTGGGCGAGGTTTCTGGCATGGTTGGAAGTCTGCTGAGCAATGCGGGCTATATCGAGCCAGAAGACGACGCGCGCAAGCAGCTCAAGGCCAGCGCGGATGAAGTACTTGCCAAGGCGATAGATGTTCTGGAATCAGTGTCGTCTGATGATTGGAAGACCGATTCACTGCATGAGCTGCTCACCAAGGCTTTGGTGGAAGAGGGCGGATACAAGCCAAGACTTGCGTTCGGACCCATACGCGTGGCAGTTTCGGGCAGACGCGTGTCACCGCCACTCTTCGAATCCATGGAGATCATTGGCAAGGATGTGACACTCGCAAGACTTCGTGGCTTGCAAAATCATCTCTGA
- the nrdG gene encoding anaerobic ribonucleoside-triphosphate reductase activating protein — MKPGNRDFARGETRRGPGVPCATSNNPKAGQWDGRKMSQMIVADYKRFVVTDGEGIRCSLYVSGCPFHCEGCWNSSIWDFHAGRPYTAALEQQIMADLALPYVQGITFLGGEPFLNTPILNPLARKIRARFGHDKDIWSWTGYTWEELQRPGETPDKAELLSHLDILVDGRFIQAEKNLLLQFRGSANQRVIDVPKSLADGHIDIWPRLHDQHRFIPEMYNKDRAAGEGAAS, encoded by the coding sequence GTGAAGCCCGGGAACCGCGATTTTGCACGCGGGGAGACCAGGCGTGGCCCTGGAGTGCCATGCGCGACCAGCAACAACCCCAAGGCCGGGCAGTGGGACGGCCGCAAAATGAGCCAGATGATCGTCGCTGACTATAAGCGTTTCGTGGTCACCGATGGCGAAGGCATCCGCTGTTCGCTGTATGTGAGCGGCTGCCCATTCCACTGCGAAGGCTGCTGGAATTCATCGATCTGGGACTTCCATGCTGGAAGGCCATACACGGCGGCGCTTGAGCAGCAGATCATGGCTGACCTCGCGTTGCCGTACGTTCAGGGCATCACCTTTCTTGGTGGAGAACCGTTCCTGAATACGCCGATCCTCAACCCGCTGGCACGCAAGATTCGTGCACGATTCGGCCATGACAAGGACATCTGGTCTTGGACTGGTTACACCTGGGAAGAGCTGCAACGCCCAGGGGAGACCCCAGACAAGGCCGAACTGCTGTCGCATCTGGACATTCTGGTTGACGGACGCTTCATTCAGGCAGAGAAGAACCTGCTGCTGCAATTCAGAGGATCAGCCAACCAGCGGGTCATCGATGTTCCCAAGTCGCTTGCAGATGGCCATATCGACATCTGGCCGCGTCTGCACGATCAACACCGCTTCATTCCCGAAATGTATAACAAGGACCGCGCCGCCGGCGAAGGCGCAGCGTCGTAG
- the nrdD gene encoding anaerobic ribonucleoside-triphosphate reductase produces METELLDDQADAGQRITAEGLESTLQVEKRDGRIVDFDAVNIVNAVSSAFKDVEATVGPQEHKVIEEIASQVESEIRDRYTKPAKIEDIQNLVEHALVNEHLYDIARSYTSYRLDRDISRSRATDVNEAVKRLTSRDETLVRENANKDSNVYATQRDLLAGAVSKASALQMLPKEVSNAHLKGDIHFHDADYSPFTPMTNCSLPDFGDMLAHGFALGNAMMDSPKSIGTATTQITQIIKDIAGSQYGGQTVNRCDEMLEPYAKLDYRKNHDMACMVMPDNMSDDVADTIIANLKAREPKSLHFEDRAPLPADEPFDKDASHIEQAREIYAKILTRKNIYDAMQTMEYQINSNRVSNGQTPFVTVGFGLGLSWFAREIQRAIFLVRIRGLGKERHTAIFPKLVYTIKHGVNEDGKDPNYDLKQLALECSTKRMYPDVVFYENIVKITGSFKAPMGCRSFLQGWKDPKTGKDVEDGRMNLGVVTVNIPRIALESHGDKDRFWKIFDERMSTAHHALQFRIMRCKQATPINAPTLFEYGAFGRLKPGDNIDTLFRNSRCTISLGYIGLYEAAAVFYGKDWMKNHSWDPKGKEFALSIVRRMNQLCKQWEKSERYHYSVYSTPAESLTDRFARLDKKKFGVVEGVTDHDFYTNSFHYPVWLSPTPMEKLDYERDFPYYAAGGFINYCEFPTLQQNPKALEAVWNYAASIGIGYLGTNTPIDHCFVCGFEGDFEPTEDGFKCPECGNNDPNKCNVTKRTCGYLGNPVQRPMVHGRHEEIAHRAKHMAGETGHVVLQDGTTKEWWEDAE; encoded by the coding sequence ATGGAAACAGAGCTGCTGGATGATCAGGCCGATGCCGGACAGAGGATTACCGCAGAAGGTCTGGAAAGCACGCTTCAGGTAGAGAAGCGCGACGGCAGAATTGTCGATTTTGACGCAGTGAACATCGTCAATGCCGTTTCTTCGGCATTCAAGGATGTTGAAGCGACTGTTGGACCGCAGGAGCATAAGGTCATCGAGGAGATCGCCTCTCAGGTCGAGTCTGAAATCCGCGACCGATATACCAAGCCCGCAAAGATTGAAGACATTCAGAATCTTGTGGAGCATGCCCTGGTCAATGAGCATCTCTATGACATAGCGCGTTCCTATACTTCATACCGTCTCGACCGCGATATTTCGCGCTCGCGAGCCACCGATGTCAATGAGGCCGTGAAAAGGCTTACCAGTCGGGACGAGACGCTCGTTCGCGAGAATGCCAACAAGGACAGCAACGTCTATGCAACCCAGCGCGATTTGCTCGCCGGAGCCGTCAGCAAGGCCTCAGCCCTGCAGATGCTTCCGAAAGAGGTCTCCAATGCACACCTGAAAGGTGACATTCACTTCCACGATGCCGATTATTCGCCATTCACCCCGATGACGAACTGCTCGTTGCCTGATTTCGGCGACATGCTTGCCCACGGCTTCGCACTCGGAAACGCGATGATGGATTCGCCTAAGTCAATAGGCACCGCAACCACGCAGATCACGCAGATCATCAAGGACATCGCAGGCAGCCAGTATGGTGGCCAGACCGTGAACCGTTGCGATGAAATGCTTGAGCCCTATGCCAAGCTTGACTATCGCAAGAATCACGATATGGCGTGCATGGTCATGCCAGACAATATGAGCGATGACGTTGCTGACACGATTATCGCCAACCTCAAGGCGCGTGAGCCCAAGAGCCTGCATTTCGAGGATCGCGCTCCACTGCCTGCAGACGAGCCTTTTGACAAGGATGCCTCGCATATCGAGCAGGCGCGCGAAATCTATGCAAAAATTCTGACTCGCAAGAACATCTACGATGCGATGCAGACGATGGAATACCAGATCAACTCCAACCGCGTGAGTAACGGTCAGACACCGTTCGTCACCGTGGGATTCGGTTTGGGACTTTCATGGTTCGCTCGTGAGATTCAGCGTGCCATCTTCCTGGTCCGCATTCGCGGTCTTGGCAAGGAGCGTCATACCGCCATCTTCCCGAAGCTGGTGTACACCATCAAGCATGGCGTGAACGAAGACGGCAAGGATCCGAATTACGATCTGAAGCAGCTCGCTCTGGAATGCTCCACCAAGCGCATGTATCCCGATGTCGTCTTCTACGAGAACATCGTCAAGATCACCGGATCGTTCAAGGCCCCTATGGGCTGCCGCAGCTTCCTTCAAGGATGGAAAGACCCCAAGACAGGCAAGGACGTCGAGGATGGCCGCATGAACCTTGGTGTCGTGACTGTTAACATTCCACGAATCGCGTTGGAATCTCACGGTGACAAGGATCGTTTCTGGAAGATTTTCGACGAGCGCATGAGCACCGCCCACCACGCCTTGCAGTTCCGCATCATGCGCTGCAAGCAGGCCACACCCATCAATGCTCCAACCCTGTTCGAATATGGCGCATTTGGCAGACTCAAGCCCGGCGACAACATCGATACGCTGTTCCGCAACAGCCGCTGCACGATTTCACTTGGCTACATCGGTCTGTATGAGGCAGCCGCTGTCTTCTATGGCAAGGATTGGATGAAGAACCATTCCTGGGATCCGAAGGGCAAGGAATTCGCATTGAGCATCGTGCGCCGCATGAATCAACTGTGCAAGCAGTGGGAGAAGTCGGAGCGCTACCATTATTCGGTGTATTCGACACCTGCCGAAAGCCTTACCGACCGTTTCGCTCGTCTCGACAAGAAGAAGTTCGGCGTTGTCGAAGGGGTGACTGACCACGACTTCTATACCAACAGCTTCCATTACCCAGTATGGCTGAGCCCAACGCCTATGGAAAAGCTTGATTATGAGCGTGACTTCCCCTACTACGCAGCAGGCGGATTCATCAACTACTGCGAGTTCCCAACCCTGCAGCAGAACCCGAAGGCGCTCGAAGCGGTATGGAACTATGCCGCAAGCATCGGCATCGGCTACCTAGGTACGAATACGCCAATCGATCATTGCTTCGTGTGCGGATTCGAAGGCGACTTCGAGCCTACGGAAGATGGTTTCAAGTGCCCTGAATGCGGTAACAATGACCCCAACAAGTGCAACGTCACCAAGCGTACGTGCGGCTATCTCGGCAATCCTGTGCAGCGTCCGATGGTGCATGGACGTCACGAAGAAATCGCACACCGTGCCAAGCATATGGCAGGCGAAACCGGCCATGTTGTGCTTCAAGATGGCACAACCAAAGAATGGTGGGAAGACGCAGAGTGA